A single window of Brevundimonas vitisensis DNA harbors:
- a CDS encoding efflux transporter outer membrane subunit, translated as MLYPSLSEPVRRLRPFLTVTAAASVLAACAVGPKAPDATLPLSASGAFIGASQTAAVSPAEARDDWWRLYDDAILDTLVAQALAENNELEVAAANLRAVRASLSESRAGRLPSTQITGAGNYGRASAATVPGAAPGQALDEGETYDVGLDVSYEIDLFGRVGSAIRAARADTEAAEAALDVVRVTVAAETARAYADICAANVQLAVAERSLDLQNETVDLTQRLLDNGAGTALQTSQARSAAATTAATLPPLRAQRDAALFRLATLTGVAPADVNPAARTCAVMPTLAQPIPVGDGAALLARRPDVRRAERNLQAAAARVNVATAALYPSISLGGSFGSTALDAADLGEDSNFRFSVGPLISWSFPNIAVARARIEAADANSQAALATFDQTVLVALQETETALSAYANELDRAAALTTARDEAANAARIARLRFDAGADSFLAVLDAQRTLVQAEAALAASQALVATYQITLFKALAGGWTGE; from the coding sequence ATGCTGTACCCTTCCCTTTCGGAGCCTGTCCGCAGGCTTCGTCCGTTCCTGACCGTAACGGCCGCCGCGTCTGTTCTGGCGGCCTGCGCGGTCGGGCCGAAGGCGCCCGATGCGACCCTTCCCCTGTCCGCGTCGGGTGCCTTCATCGGGGCTTCACAGACCGCTGCGGTCAGCCCGGCCGAGGCTCGCGACGACTGGTGGCGTCTGTATGACGACGCGATCCTGGACACCCTGGTCGCCCAGGCCCTGGCCGAAAACAACGAGCTGGAGGTTGCGGCCGCCAACCTGAGGGCTGTCCGGGCCTCGCTGTCGGAATCGCGCGCCGGTCGCCTGCCGTCGACCCAGATCACGGGCGCGGGCAACTATGGTCGTGCCTCGGCCGCCACTGTGCCCGGTGCCGCGCCCGGCCAGGCCCTGGACGAGGGCGAGACCTATGACGTCGGTCTGGACGTCAGCTATGAGATCGACCTGTTCGGCCGGGTCGGTTCGGCCATCCGTGCCGCCCGCGCCGACACCGAGGCGGCCGAGGCGGCCCTGGACGTCGTACGCGTCACGGTCGCGGCCGAGACGGCACGGGCCTATGCCGACATTTGCGCCGCCAATGTTCAGTTGGCCGTCGCCGAGCGTTCGCTGGATCTCCAGAACGAGACGGTCGACCTGACCCAGCGCCTGCTGGACAATGGTGCCGGGACAGCCCTGCAGACGTCACAGGCCCGCTCCGCCGCCGCGACGACCGCCGCCACCCTGCCGCCCCTGCGGGCCCAGCGGGACGCCGCCCTGTTCCGCCTGGCCACCCTGACCGGGGTTGCCCCGGCCGATGTGAACCCGGCGGCTCGCACCTGTGCCGTCATGCCGACGCTGGCCCAGCCGATCCCGGTCGGCGACGGTGCCGCCCTGCTGGCCCGTCGCCCCGACGTTCGCCGGGCGGAGCGCAACCTTCAGGCGGCGGCCGCGCGCGTCAACGTTGCCACAGCCGCGCTCTATCCCAGCATCAGCCTGGGTGGATCGTTCGGCTCGACGGCGCTGGACGCCGCAGACCTGGGCGAGGATTCGAACTTCCGCTTCAGTGTCGGCCCGCTGATCAGCTGGTCCTTCCCCAACATCGCCGTGGCTCGTGCCCGGATCGAGGCAGCGGACGCCAACAGCCAGGCGGCCCTTGCGACCTTCGACCAGACCGTGCTGGTGGCCCTGCAGGAAACCGAGACGGCCCTGTCGGCCTATGCCAACGAACTGGACCGCGCCGCCGCCCTGACCACCGCGCGGGACGAGGCCGCCAATGCCGCGCGCATCGCACGCCTGCGTTTCGACGCCGGGGCCGACAGCTTCCTGGCCGTGCTGGATGCCCAGCGCACCCTGGTCCAGGCCGAAGCTGCCCTGGCCGCCTCCCAGGCCCTGGTCGCCACCTACCAGATCACCCTGTTCAAGGCCCTGGCCGGGGGCTGGACCGGCGAGTGA
- a CDS encoding SH3 domain-containing protein, producing MSKTTFSALATAAALGAAAMAMPSAASAQSNGITNCDAPGGRQQAGAAIGAVLGGLIGSQVSDNERTLGAVVGAGAGAAAGSYIGCRQQRERANQNYGQVASNTYRATSNLRVRSGPSTRYSQIGSLSAGQTFRVRGSEGEWVQLDNGGWVSAHYVAPY from the coding sequence ATGTCCAAGACCACGTTTTCAGCTCTCGCTACGGCCGCCGCCCTGGGTGCCGCCGCCATGGCCATGCCATCTGCCGCTTCGGCCCAGTCGAACGGCATCACCAACTGCGATGCGCCGGGTGGCCGTCAGCAAGCCGGTGCCGCGATCGGCGCCGTCCTGGGCGGCCTGATCGGCAGCCAGGTGTCGGACAATGAGCGCACCCTTGGCGCCGTGGTCGGTGCCGGTGCCGGTGCTGCCGCCGGCTCTTACATCGGCTGCCGCCAGCAGCGTGAGCGCGCCAACCAGAACTATGGTCAGGTGGCGTCCAACACCTATCGGGCCACGTCCAACCTGCGTGTCCGTTCAGGCCCGTCGACGCGTTACTCTCAGATCGGCAGCCTGTCCGCCGGCCAAACCTTCCGCGTTCGTGGGTCGGAAGGCGAATGGGTCCAGCTGGATAACGGCGGCTGGGTGAGCGCCCACTACGTCGCGCCGTACTGA
- a CDS encoding lysine--tRNA ligase: MLDHIESLARNARSWPFEQARNLLAHVLKHRLATSAEHELATSLIAADKTDEALAALPALARPVVFETGYGPSGLPHMGTFGEVARTTMVRNAFRALTGDHWPTRLVAFSDDMDGLRKVPDGIPNPQMLAEDLHKPLTTVRDPFGTHDSFGAHNNARLRAFLDSFGFDYEFLSSTEQYRSGRFDDTLLTLLERFDAIQAIMLPTLGPERRETYSPFLPISPITGHVLQVPTLERNVSKGTIVFDDPAGGRTELPVTGGHVKLQWKPDWAMRWTALGVDYEMSGKDLIESVRESGKICRALGGVPPEGFNFELFLDIEGKKISKSKGNGLTMEEWLRYGTPESLSWYMFQSPKSAKSLHFNVIPRAIDDYLAFIEAYKTQEPAKQIDNAVWSIHAGNPPTHTSPVSFALLLNLVGVANASTKEQLWAYFAKYLPEATPQNEPLLDQLMERALNYYEDFVKPTKAYRLPDDKEKAALLDLATRLSALPGDTTDGEVIQAEVYAVGKEHGFEPLRAWFGALYEVLLGASQGPRFGSFAAIYGLPQTIALIQAGAEGRLAGDAAA, encoded by the coding sequence ATGCTCGACCATATCGAATCCCTCGCCCGCAATGCTCGTTCCTGGCCCTTCGAACAGGCCCGCAATCTGCTGGCCCATGTTCTGAAACACCGGCTGGCAACCAGCGCCGAGCATGAACTGGCCACCAGCCTGATTGCCGCCGACAAGACGGACGAGGCTCTGGCCGCCCTGCCCGCCCTGGCCCGGCCGGTGGTGTTCGAGACGGGCTATGGTCCGTCCGGCCTGCCGCACATGGGCACCTTCGGCGAGGTGGCGCGCACGACCATGGTGCGCAACGCCTTTCGGGCACTGACCGGGGATCACTGGCCGACCCGGCTGGTCGCCTTTTCCGACGACATGGACGGCCTGCGAAAGGTGCCCGACGGCATCCCCAATCCGCAGATGCTGGCCGAAGATCTGCACAAGCCCCTGACCACGGTGCGCGACCCGTTCGGGACTCACGACAGCTTCGGCGCGCACAACAATGCCCGGCTGCGCGCCTTTCTGGACAGCTTCGGCTTCGACTACGAATTCCTGTCCTCGACCGAACAGTATCGGTCCGGGCGGTTCGACGACACCTTGCTGACCCTGCTGGAGCGGTTCGACGCCATCCAGGCCATCATGCTGCCGACCCTGGGCCCTGAGCGGCGCGAAACCTATTCGCCCTTCCTGCCGATCAGCCCGATCACCGGTCACGTCCTTCAGGTCCCGACCCTGGAGCGGAACGTGTCCAAGGGCACCATCGTCTTCGACGACCCCGCCGGGGGCCGCACCGAACTGCCCGTCACCGGCGGCCATGTGAAGCTTCAGTGGAAGCCCGATTGGGCCATGCGCTGGACGGCTCTGGGCGTCGATTACGAGATGAGCGGCAAGGATCTGATCGAGAGCGTCCGCGAAAGCGGCAAGATCTGTCGTGCTCTGGGCGGGGTGCCGCCGGAAGGCTTCAACTTCGAGCTCTTCCTCGACATCGAGGGCAAGAAGATTTCCAAATCCAAGGGCAATGGCCTGACCATGGAAGAGTGGCTGCGCTACGGCACGCCCGAGAGCCTGTCCTGGTATATGTTCCAGTCGCCCAAGTCCGCCAAGTCGCTGCATTTCAACGTGATCCCGCGCGCGATCGACGACTATCTGGCCTTCATCGAAGCCTATAAGACGCAGGAGCCGGCCAAGCAGATCGACAATGCCGTCTGGTCGATCCACGCGGGCAATCCGCCGACCCATACCTCGCCGGTGTCGTTTGCCCTGCTGCTGAACCTGGTCGGCGTTGCCAATGCCTCGACCAAGGAACAGCTGTGGGCCTATTTCGCCAAATACCTGCCCGAGGCGACACCGCAGAACGAGCCCCTGCTGGATCAGTTGATGGAGCGGGCGCTCAACTACTACGAAGACTTCGTCAAGCCGACCAAGGCCTACCGCCTGCCTGACGACAAGGAAAAGGCGGCCCTGCTGGACCTGGCCACCCGTCTGTCCGCCCTGCCGGGCGACACCACCGACGGCGAGGTCATCCAGGCCGAAGTCTATGCCGTGGGCAAGGAGCACGGGTTCGAACCTCTGCGCGCCTGGTTCGGTGCCCTGTATGAGGTGCTGCTGGGCGCATCGCAGGGGCCGCGCTTCGGCTCGTTCGCAGCTATCTATGGCCTGCCCCAGACCATTGCCCTGATCCAGGCGGGGGCAGAGGGACGCCTGGCCGGGGACGCTGCTGCATAG